The Cynocephalus volans isolate mCynVol1 chromosome 2, mCynVol1.pri, whole genome shotgun sequence genome window below encodes:
- the F2R gene encoding proteinase-activated receptor 1, producing MGPRRLLLLVAAGLSLCGPLLAAGTRVRKPVSKATNATIDPRSFLLKNPNDIYEPIPLGEDEEKNESGLTEGRLIPINRSSPLRKPPPVFISEDASGYLSSPWLTVFVPSVYTGVFVVSLPLNIMAIVVFLWKMKIKKPAVVYMLHLATADVLFVSVLPFKISYYFSGSDWKFGSEMCRFVTAAFYCNMYASIMLMTVISIDRFLAVVYPIQSLSWRTLGRASFICLAIWAMAMAGVVPLLLKEQTTHVPGLNVTTCHDVLNESLLEGYYAYYFSAFSAIFFFVPLIVSTLCYVSIIRCLSSSTIANQSKKSRALFLSAAVFCIFIICFGPTNVLLIVHYSFLSHSSMTEAAYFAYLLCVCVSSISCCIDPLIYYYASSECQRYLYSILCCKESSDPNSYNSSGQLMASKMDTCSSNLNNSIYKKLLT from the coding sequence tgtcaAAAGCAACAAATGCCACTATAGATCCCCGGTCATTTCTTCTCAAGAATCCCAATGATATATATGAACCAATCCCACTGGGGGAAgatgaggagaaaaatgaaagtggGTTAACTGAAGGCAGATTAATCCCCATCAATAGAAGCAGTCCTCTTCGGAAACCACCCCCTGTGTTCATCTCGGAAGATGCCTCAGGATATCTGAGCAGCCCCTGGTTGACTGTCTTTGTGCCCTCCGTTTACACCGGCGTGTTTGTAGTAAGCCTTCCTCTCAACATCATGGCCATTGTTGTGTTCCTCTGGAAAATGAAGATCAAGAAGCCGGCTGTGGTGTACATGTTACACCTGGCCACGGCAGATGTGCTGTTCGTGTCCGTGCTGCCCTTTAAGATCAGCTATTACTTTTCCGGCAGCGACTGGAAATTCGGGTCTGAAATGTGTCGCTTCGTCACTGCAGCATTCTACTGTAATATGTACGCCTCCATCATGCTCATGACAGTCATAAGCATTGACCGGTTCCTGGCTGTGGTGTATCCCATCCAGTCCCTCTCCTGGCGTACTCTGGGAAGGGCGTCCTTCATTTGTCTGGCCATCTGGGCTATGGCCATGGCGGGGGTGGTGCCTCTCCTCCTCAAGGAGCAAACCACCCACGTACCGGGGCTCAATGTAACCACCTGTCACGATGTGCTCAATGAAAGCCTGCTTGAAGGCTATTATGCCTATTACTTCTCAGCCTTCTCTGCTATCTTCTTTTTTGTGCCATTGATTGTTTCCACACTGTGTTATGTGTCTATCATCCGATGTCTTAGCTCTTCCACAATTGCCAACCAGAGCAAGAAGTCACGGGCTTTGTTCTTGTCGGCTGCTGTTTTCTGCATCTTCATCATTTGTTTTGGGCCCACAAACGTCCTCCTGATCGTGCATTACTCATTCCTTTCTCACAGTTCCATGACGGAGGCTGCCTACTTTGCCTacctcctctgtgtctgtgtcagCAGCATCAGCTGTTGCATTGATCCCTTGATTTACTATTATGCGTCCTCTGAGTGCCAGAGGTACCTCTACAGTATCTTATGCTGCAAAGAAAGTTCTGATCCCAACAGTTATAACAGCAGTGGTCAGTTGATGGCAAGTAAAATGGATACCTGCTCTAGTAACCTGAATAATAGCATATACAAAAAGCTGCTAACTTAG